The Cryptomeria japonica unplaced genomic scaffold, Sugi_1.0 HiC_scaffold_146, whole genome shotgun sequence genome includes a region encoding these proteins:
- the LOC131866468 gene encoding nudix hydrolase 2-like has translation MYFHVLLQINTEFVQVVGFRDGHNAPFGKSDLLFVCMLRSLSSNIVVQDTEISVAKWMAIEEFASQPKNQQSKLLKDMIGVCVANVNGQCEGFSGIGISSNSRKPSAFFCTALNSE, from the exons atgTATTTTCATGTACTCTTACAGATTAATACAGAATTTGTACAAGTGGTTGGGTTCAG GGATGGTCACAATGCCCCTTTCGGAAAATCCGATCTGCTCTTCGTGTGTATGTTGAGATCTCTTTCTTCTAATATTGTTGTGCAAGATACCGAAATTTCAGTAGCCAAG TGGATGGCAATAGAAGAATTTGCATCTCAACCTAAAAATCAGCAAAGCAAACTCCTAAAAGATATGATCGGCGTGTGTGTTGCCAACGTCAACGGACAATGTGAAGGATTTTCAGGCATTGGGATATCGTCCAACTCGCGCAAACCCTCTGCTTTCTTCTGCACTGCCCTTAATTCTGAGTAA